From the genome of Ignavibacteriales bacterium, one region includes:
- a CDS encoding DMT family transporter gives MKKYSGEIALLFNTLIWGGTFALIKNAFTDISPLLFLGLRFTIAAFIFFPFVYSHLKKTNKQTLIAGSILGFFYFAGFTAQTIGLNLTTATKSGFITGTFVVFIPILQLIIENRKPKWFNLFSVFLVLIGLIMLSSKGENVLDFIKQLGSDFNFGDLLTLLCAILFAFQVVYVDVFTKKYDYLPMVFVQLLITGLGGFILSFAFSITSLETIRISLNASVVTAILYTAIFASIIATVIQLKFQKTVSPTKAGIIFSIEPIFAAVFAYFLLSEKISNFGLIGCVLIFTGLIISEAFSIKDE, from the coding sequence ATGAAAAAATATTCTGGAGAAATTGCTCTTCTTTTTAATACTTTAATTTGGGGTGGAACGTTTGCGTTAATTAAAAATGCCTTTACTGATATTTCTCCCTTATTATTCCTCGGTTTAAGATTTACTATAGCCGCATTTATTTTTTTCCCTTTTGTTTATTCACATTTAAAAAAAACTAATAAGCAAACTCTTATTGCCGGATCAATTCTTGGTTTTTTTTACTTTGCAGGATTTACAGCTCAGACCATAGGGTTAAATCTTACCACAGCAACAAAATCAGGATTTATTACAGGAACATTTGTCGTTTTTATCCCCATTCTTCAGTTGATCATTGAGAATCGAAAACCAAAATGGTTTAATCTTTTTAGTGTGTTTTTAGTTTTGATTGGATTAATAATGTTATCCAGCAAAGGCGAAAATGTGCTTGATTTTATTAAGCAGCTGGGTTCTGATTTTAATTTTGGTGACTTACTTACACTCTTATGCGCGATACTATTTGCTTTTCAAGTTGTTTATGTTGATGTGTTTACAAAAAAATATGATTATTTGCCAATGGTCTTTGTGCAATTACTCATTACCGGTTTAGGTGGATTTATTTTGTCATTTGCTTTTTCTATTACTTCTTTAGAAACAATTAGAATTAGCTTGAATGCTTCTGTCGTTACAGCAATTCTTTACACTGCAATATTTGCTTCGATAATTGCAACAGTTATACAACTAAAATTTCAAAAAACTGTTTCGCCGACAAAAGCTGGAATAATTTTCTCCATTGAACCAATATTTGCAGCTGTGTTTGCTTACTTTTTACTCAGTGAAAAAATTTCTAATTTTGGCTTAATTGGATGTGTGCTTATTTTCACCGGGTTAATTATTTCAGAAGCATTTTCAATCAAAGATGAGTGA
- the era gene encoding GTPase Era, producing the protein MNTKAGYAAIIGLPNVGKSTLMNALLGQKISITTSKPQTTRKRILGILSEENYQVIFLDTPGILKPAYLLQEKMMDDIDLSVKDADVFVIIYDVSSEQSFKGAEENEYIQKVIKEKTNPKILVLNKIDTISQEQALTLIERFEKLNLFKSVIPVSANLKFNLERLLNDIVECLPEGAKFYPDDIVSEETERFFVTEIIREKLFELYEDEVPYSCEVLIAEFTEREHSKDFISAEIVVERESQKPIIIGKGGTAIKKLGEKSRNAIEEFLDREVYLELRVKVREKWRSNLNMLKSFGYVRVKDKE; encoded by the coding sequence ATGAACACAAAAGCCGGTTACGCTGCTATTATCGGATTGCCAAATGTTGGTAAATCAACTTTAATGAATGCTTTGCTTGGACAAAAAATTTCAATTACAACGTCAAAGCCCCAAACTACACGTAAAAGAATACTTGGAATATTATCCGAAGAAAATTATCAAGTAATATTTCTTGATACTCCAGGAATATTAAAACCTGCGTATCTTCTTCAAGAAAAAATGATGGATGATATTGATCTTTCTGTTAAAGATGCAGACGTTTTCGTAATCATTTATGATGTAAGTTCTGAGCAATCATTCAAAGGCGCGGAAGAGAATGAATACATCCAAAAAGTAATTAAAGAAAAAACAAATCCCAAAATTCTTGTGCTTAATAAGATTGATACAATCTCACAGGAACAAGCACTTACACTTATTGAAAGATTTGAAAAACTAAATTTGTTTAAATCGGTCATTCCAGTTTCTGCAAATCTAAAATTTAATCTTGAAAGATTACTAAACGATATAGTTGAGTGTTTACCAGAAGGTGCTAAGTTCTATCCTGATGACATTGTTTCTGAAGAAACAGAAAGATTTTTTGTAACTGAGATAATTCGTGAAAAACTTTTTGAGCTGTATGAGGATGAAGTCCCTTATAGCTGCGAAGTATTAATAGCTGAATTTACTGAGCGAGAACACTCAAAAGACTTTATTAGTGCAGAAATTGTGGTTGAAAGAGAATCCCAAAAACCAATTATTATTGGAAAAGGCGGTACAGCAATTAAAAAACTTGGTGAAAAATCCAGAAATGCTATCGAAGAATTTCTGGATCGAGAAGTTTATCTTGAGTTGCGTGTAAAAGTCAGAGAAAAGTGGCGTTCAAATTTAAATATGCTAAAGTCGTTTGGTTATGTTCGGGTAAAGGACAAAGAATGA
- a CDS encoding sigma-70 family RNA polymerase sigma factor produces MKNLTDVEIIESVKKGNAADYSVLIDRYKNKAFSMLKRMLKNDFDAEEVLMDCFLKAYNNLNTFKNESKFSTWFYRIVYNTALTKLSSAKRKIETEMSSIDDLHFLKSDYNADTLVNEDISVLMKKIVNELPPKNAAVITMFYLEEMKTEEISEVLEISVANVKVILHRSRNLLREILEKKEFIAGSFMKNINDELLNKYLDDELSREEKDTLKIAIENSPDLKRKYAALLKTHDLLKNIEVNLPSIDFTKMVMNKVNRSTTNAKQQKYFLFAILSVFVALALCITGYVLFQMLSASKVSETSEIVTTYSKSIGDYFSSLFGKKILQYLDHYFHSLCLYLVTS; encoded by the coding sequence ATGAAAAACCTTACAGATGTTGAAATCATTGAATCCGTTAAGAAAGGTAACGCTGCGGATTATTCTGTTCTTATTGATAGATATAAGAATAAAGCTTTTTCTATGCTTAAACGAATGTTAAAGAATGATTTTGATGCTGAAGAGGTTTTGATGGATTGTTTTTTAAAAGCTTATAATAATCTCAACACATTTAAGAATGAGTCAAAGTTTTCAACATGGTTTTATCGCATAGTTTATAATACAGCATTAACAAAGTTATCTTCTGCAAAAAGAAAAATTGAAACTGAAATGAGCTCTATTGATGATTTGCATTTTCTTAAAAGCGATTACAATGCAGACACTTTAGTGAATGAAGATATTTCTGTATTGATGAAGAAAATTGTAAATGAACTTCCACCCAAAAATGCGGCTGTTATTACTATGTTTTATTTAGAAGAAATGAAAACAGAGGAAATTAGTGAAGTTTTAGAAATCTCAGTTGCAAACGTAAAAGTTATTTTGCATCGCTCTCGTAATTTGTTACGAGAGATTTTAGAAAAAAAGGAATTTATTGCAGGAAGTTTTATGAAAAACATTAATGATGAGTTACTGAATAAATATTTAGATGATGAATTAAGTCGCGAAGAAAAAGATACCTTAAAAATCGCGATTGAAAACTCACCTGATTTAAAAAGAAAATATGCGGCATTACTTAAAACACATGATCTGTTAAAAAATATTGAAGTGAATTTGCCAAGTATAGATTTTACAAAAATGGTTATGAATAAAGTAAACAGAAGTACCACAAATGCAAAACAGCAGAAATATTTCTTGTTTGCTATATTATCTGTTTTTGTTGCGTTAGCTCTTTGCATTACAGGATATGTTTTATTTCAAATGCTATCTGCATCGAAGGTAAGTGAAACAAGTGAAATAGTTACAACTTATTCTAAAAGTATCGGAGATTATTTTTCATCTCTTTTTGGCAAAAAAATCTTACAATATTTGGATCATTACTTTCATTCGTTATGCTTGTATCTGGTTACTTCTTAA
- the trxB gene encoding thioredoxin-disulfide reductase, which yields MRPKNHFKVLIIGSGPAGLTAAIYTGRANLNPVIFEGMQPGGQLTITTEVENYPGFEHGIDGPELMDVMRKQAQRFGAQSFYKEITEVDFSERPFKVKSYDENYTADSIIISTGASAKLLGLESENKYMGYGVSACATCDGFFFKGLKVIVVGGGDTAMEEANFLTKFASEVTVIHRRDEFRASKIMTERAQKNPKIKFLTNKTIKEVIGVEENGRKSMTGVILQDTKDGSTTEFKADGLFIGIGHQPNTKLFKEVLDMDETGYLKVKPGSTYTNIEGVFAAGDVADHIYRQAVTAAGTGCMAALDAERWLEAQE from the coding sequence ATTAGACCAAAAAATCATTTTAAAGTTTTAATTATAGGATCTGGTCCAGCTGGATTAACAGCAGCAATTTATACAGGTCGTGCAAATCTTAATCCAGTTATTTTTGAAGGAATGCAGCCAGGTGGACAATTAACAATTACTACTGAAGTTGAAAACTATCCGGGATTTGAACACGGAATTGATGGCCCGGAATTGATGGATGTTATGCGTAAACAAGCTCAACGTTTTGGTGCGCAATCATTTTATAAAGAAATAACAGAAGTTGATTTTTCAGAGCGTCCATTTAAAGTAAAATCTTATGATGAAAATTACACCGCCGATTCTATTATAATTTCTACTGGAGCTTCAGCAAAATTACTTGGATTGGAAAGTGAAAATAAATATATGGGTTACGGTGTTTCTGCCTGCGCTACTTGCGATGGATTTTTCTTTAAAGGACTAAAAGTTATTGTTGTTGGCGGTGGTGATACAGCAATGGAGGAAGCAAACTTTTTGACAAAATTTGCAAGCGAAGTTACAGTTATTCACAGAAGAGATGAATTTCGAGCTTCAAAAATTATGACTGAGCGGGCCCAAAAAAATCCTAAGATAAAATTCTTAACAAACAAAACAATTAAAGAAGTTATTGGTGTTGAAGAAAATGGCAGAAAAAGTATGACAGGCGTTATACTTCAAGATACAAAAGATGGTTCAACTACTGAATTTAAAGCTGATGGATTATTTATCGGAATAGGTCATCAGCCAAATACAAAGTTATTTAAAGAAGTATTGGATATGGATGAAACAGGCTATCTAAAAGTTAAACCTGGATCAACTTACACAAATATTGAAGGTGTTTTTGCTGCTGGTGATGTTGCAGATCATATTTACCGCCAGGCAGTTACTGCTGCCGGTACAGGTTGTATGGCAGCTTTAGATGCAGAGCGATGGTTGGAAGCTCAAGAATAA
- the queG gene encoding tRNA epoxyqueuosine(34) reductase QueG encodes MPKLTNQIVSEKAKQLGFDLVGFAKTDLLEDETEKLQQWLDKGYQAGMNYMEKNFHKRKDVKQILPNAKSVISLALNYYTPEQHSHKKHKGKVSRYAWGKDYHLIIWQKLDELEAMLKEIDPKFESLSYVDTGPVMDKAWAVRAGLGWMGKHTNIINPEIGSWFFISNIITNYEFDYSEIIIDHCGTCIACIDACPTDAIVQEYVVDANKCISFQTIENKEEIAIELKGKFENWIFGCDICQDVCPWNHKFSIVTSTNEFYPQNKELTSDEVIIMDSQTFKERFAESPIKRTKLKGLQRNAKFLFD; translated from the coding sequence ATGCCCAAACTAACAAACCAAATAGTTTCGGAAAAAGCAAAACAACTTGGATTTGATCTTGTTGGTTTTGCTAAAACTGATTTATTAGAAGATGAAACTGAAAAACTGCAACAATGGTTGGATAAAGGTTATCAAGCTGGCATGAATTACATGGAAAAGAATTTTCATAAAAGAAAAGATGTAAAGCAAATTCTTCCAAATGCCAAAAGTGTTATCTCATTAGCTCTAAATTATTACACACCAGAGCAACATTCACATAAAAAACATAAAGGCAAGGTTTCTCGATATGCCTGGGGAAAAGATTATCATCTTATCATCTGGCAAAAACTTGATGAACTTGAAGCAATGCTAAAAGAAATTGATCCTAAATTTGAATCACTTTCTTACGTAGACACCGGTCCAGTAATGGATAAAGCTTGGGCTGTTCGTGCCGGACTTGGTTGGATGGGAAAACACACGAATATTATTAATCCTGAAATTGGCAGTTGGTTTTTCATCTCAAACATTATTACAAACTACGAGTTTGATTATTCTGAAATCATTATTGATCATTGTGGTACTTGTATTGCTTGTATCGATGCCTGCCCAACGGATGCAATTGTTCAAGAATATGTGGTTGATGCGAACAAATGTATTTCATTTCAAACAATTGAGAACAAAGAAGAAATTGCCATTGAGTTGAAAGGAAAATTTGAAAACTGGATTTTTGGCTGTGATATTTGTCAGGATGTTTGTCCATGGAATCACAAATTTTCCATTGTTACTTCTACAAATGAATTTTATCCGCAGAACAAGGAACTGACTTCTGATGAAGTTATTATTATGGATAGTCAAACATTTAAGGAACGATTTGCAGAAAGCCCTATAAAAAGAACGAAGTTAAAAGGATTGCAACGCAACGCTAAGTTTTTATTTGATTGA
- a CDS encoding nitrite reductase (NAD(P)H) small subunit, with translation MEDGYTRVCTVSELTENKGKRFLVNDVDIAVFNVNGEVFILNNNCPHQHTSVIYDGFIESDCVVCPAHGWMFNLKTGKQPTGAIGLDSYPVKIINDVVYAIIKAKELKW, from the coding sequence ATGGAAGATGGATATACAAGAGTTTGTACGGTTTCGGAGTTAACAGAAAATAAAGGTAAAAGATTTTTAGTTAATGATGTTGATATTGCCGTCTTTAATGTGAATGGAGAAGTATTTATCCTAAATAACAATTGTCCACATCAGCATACTTCAGTTATTTATGATGGATTTATTGAGAGTGATTGTGTTGTATGTCCTGCACATGGTTGGATGTTTAATTTAAAAACAGGAAAACAGCCTACGGGGGCAATAGGATTGGATTCTTATCCAGTTAAAATTATTAATGATGTTGTGTATGCAATTATCAAGGCAAAAGAATTAAAGTGGTAG
- a CDS encoding MBL fold metallo-hydrolase, translating into MQIGKYKLKTILSGFIGLDGGAMFGIIPKPLWEKTNPADEQNRVTLATRNLLLVSDDKKILIDTGMGNKWDEKSKNIYRIDPKLSLEKVLELNGVKPEDITDVLLTHLHFDHTGGSTKIENGKLLPSFPNAKYRVQKKNFEWAMNPSDRDRGSYIKDNFEPLVKEGVLNLVDGEIDFDDNISFRIINGHTFAQQMIKISDSLNTILYCADLMPFVSQIRIPYVMGYDLQPMITVQEKKKYLQLAADENWQLYFDHDPEFALATVKHSEKGIVQDKVFKDFE; encoded by the coding sequence ATGCAAATTGGAAAATATAAATTAAAAACAATCCTTTCCGGATTTATCGGACTGGATGGCGGTGCAATGTTTGGGATTATTCCCAAACCGCTCTGGGAAAAAACAAATCCAGCTGATGAACAAAATCGGGTTACGCTAGCAACACGAAATTTGTTATTAGTAAGCGATGATAAAAAAATTTTAATTGATACAGGTATGGGAAATAAATGGGATGAAAAGTCAAAAAATATTTATCGTATTGATCCCAAACTTAGCCTTGAAAAAGTTCTTGAACTTAATGGAGTAAAACCCGAAGACATTACTGACGTTTTATTAACTCATCTTCATTTCGATCACACAGGCGGATCAACTAAAATTGAAAACGGAAAACTTCTTCCTTCTTTTCCGAATGCAAAATATCGTGTGCAAAAGAAAAATTTTGAATGGGCGATGAATCCTTCTGATCGTGATAGAGGAAGCTATATCAAAGATAATTTTGAACCTCTAGTTAAAGAGGGAGTTCTAAATCTTGTGGATGGCGAAATAGATTTTGATGATAATATTTCTTTCAGAATAATAAACGGTCATACATTCGCCCAACAAATGATAAAAATTTCTGATTCCTTAAACACGATTTTATATTGCGCAGATTTAATGCCTTTCGTTTCTCAAATTAGGATTCCATATGTGATGGGTTATGATTTACAGCCGATGATTACAGTACAGGAAAAGAAAAAATATTTGCAATTAGCTGCTGATGAAAACTGGCAATTGTATTTTGATCATGATCCTGAATTTGCTTTAGCAACAGTTAAACATTCAGAAAAAGGAATTGTTCAAGATAAAGTTTTTAAGGATTTTGAATAA
- a CDS encoding 4Fe-4S dicluster domain-containing protein produces MAIKITEECINCGACEPECPNTAIYEGGVDWELAGTHYGSGDAAPSGATTFYSSDFFYIVPDKCTECKGFHDEPQCAAVCPVDCCVPDPEHVEDVDTLLKRKDYLDGIGR; encoded by the coding sequence ATGGCAATAAAGATAACGGAAGAATGTATCAACTGTGGTGCTTGTGAGCCTGAATGTCCTAATACAGCTATTTATGAAGGCGGTGTTGATTGGGAATTAGCAGGAACTCATTATGGTAGTGGTGATGCTGCCCCCTCAGGAGCTACAACCTTTTATTCTTCTGATTTTTTCTACATTGTTCCAGATAAATGTACAGAATGTAAAGGATTCCACGATGAACCACAGTGTGCGGCAGTTTGTCCTGTTGATTGCTGTGTTCCCGATCCAGAACATGTTGAGGACGTTGATACTTTGTTAAAACGAAAAGATTATTTGGATGGAATAGGGAGATAG
- a CDS encoding TPM domain-containing protein, with product MKLYFAIILVFATAAFGQPEIPKLTMWATDLTNTLSQSEISVLNIRLKSYADTTSNQVILLMIPSLEGYPIEMLAEETATKNKIGTKKNDNGILLLIAKDDRQLRIEVGYGLEGAVPDAIASSIIRNVIRPQFRNDDYYSGINDGINAIIAAIGGEYVADESDEDSGFPFIIFVIILIVIFIFIRGGGPFVPGGVYRTGTNSGGWSSGSSSWGGSSGGFSGGGGSFGGGGASGSW from the coding sequence ATGAAATTATACTTTGCGATTATTTTAGTCTTTGCAACAGCTGCATTTGGGCAGCCGGAAATACCAAAGCTTACAATGTGGGCAACTGATTTAACAAATACACTTAGTCAATCTGAAATAAGTGTTTTGAATATCAGGTTAAAATCTTATGCAGATACTACTTCAAACCAAGTAATCCTATTAATGATCCCATCTCTCGAAGGCTATCCTATAGAAATGCTCGCAGAGGAAACGGCTACTAAAAATAAAATCGGTACAAAAAAAAATGATAATGGAATTTTACTTCTTATTGCAAAAGACGATAGGCAATTAAGAATTGAAGTTGGTTATGGATTAGAAGGCGCTGTTCCCGATGCGATTGCCAGTTCAATTATCAGAAATGTTATTAGACCCCAGTTTAGGAATGATGATTATTATTCTGGAATTAATGATGGAATTAATGCAATTATTGCTGCAATTGGGGGCGAGTATGTAGCTGATGAAAGTGATGAAGATTCCGGGTTTCCATTTATAATTTTTGTGATCATTTTGATTGTCATTTTTATATTCATTAGAGGTGGCGGTCCGTTTGTTCCTGGTGGAGTTTATAGAACCGGTACTAATTCAGGCGGCTGGTCAAGTGGCAGCAGTAGTTGGGGGGGAAGTAGTGGCGGTTTCAGTGGCGGAGGTGGTTCTTTTGGTGGTGGTGGCGCAAGCGGAAGCTGGTAA
- a CDS encoding LemA family protein, translated as MKNKSMMIGCAVGGVVLLGIALLVSWGISSYNNMVSLDQSVIQQWAQVENQYQRRADLIPNLVNTVKGYADFEKDVLTKVTEARAKVSQFNITPEVLNDPQAFAKFQSLQGELSGALSRLLVTVENYPQLKANENFLQLQAQLEGTENRISVERKKFNEVVQQYNTTIKRFPASMLAGMFGFGEKQYFKAIQGADTPPKVEF; from the coding sequence ATGAAAAACAAAAGTATGATGATTGGTTGCGCCGTTGGAGGAGTAGTTCTTCTTGGTATTGCGCTTCTCGTTTCCTGGGGAATTAGTTCTTACAATAATATGGTTTCTCTAGATCAGTCAGTTATACAACAATGGGCTCAGGTGGAAAATCAATATCAGCGTCGTGCCGATCTTATTCCAAATCTTGTAAATACTGTTAAAGGTTATGCCGATTTTGAAAAAGATGTATTAACAAAAGTAACAGAAGCACGCGCAAAGGTTAGCCAATTCAACATTACACCAGAAGTTCTAAACGATCCGCAAGCGTTTGCTAAATTTCAATCCTTACAAGGTGAATTAAGTGGTGCACTTTCTCGCTTACTTGTTACCGTTGAAAATTATCCACAATTAAAAGCCAATGAAAATTTCTTACAGCTTCAAGCTCAGTTAGAAGGAACAGAGAACAGGATTTCAGTAGAGCGCAAAAAGTTTAATGAAGTTGTTCAGCAATACAATACTACAATTAAAAGATTTCCAGCATCAATGTTAGCAGGAATGTTTGGCTTTGGTGAAAAACAATATTTTAAAGCAATTCAAGGTGCCGATACTCCACCCAAAGTAGAATTCTAA
- the yidD gene encoding membrane protein insertion efficiency factor YidD — translation MINKKYFFLIIFLFQFSYYAQTDWVRWEKSNPAYQIKDYYLERDYDLSINSISDVIVKPIINAYWFFISDVDGANCPFQPSCSSFLVRSINETNMLQGVVMFFDRFTRDTNIFERHKHYPIFKKNHFYDPITLYTLDKEKIKIIPANTFVNE, via the coding sequence ATGATAAATAAAAAATATTTCTTTCTGATAATATTTTTATTTCAATTCAGTTATTATGCTCAAACAGATTGGGTTAGATGGGAAAAATCTAACCCAGCCTATCAAATCAAAGATTATTATTTAGAACGTGATTATGATCTTTCAATCAATTCAATTTCAGATGTGATTGTAAAGCCTATTATAAATGCATACTGGTTTTTTATCTCTGATGTTGACGGTGCTAACTGTCCGTTCCAACCATCCTGTTCAAGTTTTCTTGTTCGCTCTATTAATGAAACAAATATGTTACAGGGTGTTGTCATGTTCTTTGACAGGTTTACACGAGATACAAATATTTTTGAAAGACACAAACATTATCCGATTTTTAAGAAAAATCATTTTTATGATCCAATAACACTTTACACTTTGGATAAAGAAAAAATTAAGATAATTCCTGCTAACACTTTTGTAAATGAATGA
- a CDS encoding acyl-CoA dehydrogenase yields MNFDLNEDHLMIQESARDFAVNEIAPSAVKRDIAAEFPYDIVKKMGELGFMGMMVSPDYGGAGLDTLSYVLAMIEISKVDASLGVIMSVNNSLVCYGLEKYGSDFIKQKYLVPLAKGEKLGAFALSEPEAGSDATKQRTMADKDGGHFSLNGIKNWITNGTTADYYLVMATTNKELAHKGISTFLVEKGAPGFEHGVKEDKLGIRSSDTCSLTFQNCRVPKENIVWEEGKGFNFAMNTLNGGRIGIASQAVGIAEASLDAAIKYAKERKAFGQTISNFQAIQFMLSDMAVKVDAAKMLTFKAAALKDAGKPYFKEAAMAKLYASKISVQNALDAIQIHGGYGYVREYLVERYLRDSKITEIYEGTSEIQKVVIARALLDDK; encoded by the coding sequence ATGAATTTCGATTTAAACGAAGATCATTTAATGATACAAGAATCCGCAAGAGATTTTGCGGTAAATGAAATTGCTCCTTCTGCTGTAAAACGGGATATCGCTGCAGAGTTTCCTTATGATATTGTAAAGAAGATGGGAGAACTTGGATTTATGGGAATGATGGTTTCGCCTGATTACGGTGGTGCCGGATTAGATACATTAAGTTATGTTTTAGCTATGATTGAAATTTCAAAAGTGGATGCTAGTCTTGGTGTAATAATGTCGGTTAACAACTCATTAGTGTGTTATGGATTAGAAAAATATGGATCGGATTTTATTAAACAAAAATATCTGGTTCCACTTGCAAAAGGTGAAAAACTTGGTGCATTTGCTCTATCAGAACCAGAAGCCGGTAGTGATGCAACAAAGCAAAGAACTATGGCAGATAAAGACGGAGGTCATTTTTCTTTAAATGGAATTAAGAATTGGATAACAAATGGAACAACTGCCGACTATTATTTAGTTATGGCAACAACAAACAAAGAACTTGCACACAAGGGAATATCAACCTTTCTTGTTGAAAAAGGAGCTCCAGGTTTTGAGCATGGTGTTAAAGAAGATAAACTTGGAATCAGAAGCTCTGATACTTGTTCACTTACTTTCCAGAATTGCAGAGTTCCAAAAGAAAATATTGTGTGGGAAGAGGGCAAAGGATTTAACTTTGCAATGAATACACTTAACGGTGGTAGAATTGGTATTGCATCACAAGCGGTTGGAATTGCTGAAGCATCTTTAGACGCTGCTATTAAATACGCAAAAGAAAGGAAAGCTTTCGGACAGACCATTTCAAATTTTCAGGCAATTCAATTTATGCTTTCTGATATGGCTGTGAAAGTTGATGCAGCAAAAATGCTAACATTTAAAGCTGCGGCACTTAAAGATGCCGGTAAACCTTACTTTAAAGAGGCTGCCATGGCAAAACTTTATGCTTCAAAAATTTCTGTACAAAATGCACTTGATGCAATTCAAATTCATGGTGGCTACGGTTATGTGCGTGAGTATCTGGTGGAAAGATATTTACGTGATTCCAAAATCACAGAAATTTATGAAGGAACCTCGGAAATTCAAAAAGTAGTAATTGCAAGAGCTTTACTTGATGATAAATAA
- the rlmN gene encoding 23S rRNA (adenine(2503)-C(2))-methyltransferase RlmN: MLKGLTLKELKDFFTVADEKRFRGDQVFEWIYGHMAASFDEMSTIPNYLRKKLNLYCELNTLTLVSATQSQKSGTRKYLFKTHDDLIIESVIIPEPKRITLCISTQVGCPLDCQFCATGLMGYKRNLSSGEIIDQFLMASADYGKNKISNIVYMGMGEPLLNYANTLKTLQIFAEGKTKDISLRRITVSTAGIAPKIIELADSGLKVKLAFSLHSMFEETRNKIMPINKKYSLAENLEAVRYYAKQTDTSITFEYVMLKDINDRDDDLKALTRLCKSIPSKINVIPFNSIAHMNPTGLANELEPSQKFRVDDFVNTLRNNDIIVMVRYTQGDDIAAACGQLAYKFEQKQSLDA, encoded by the coding sequence ATGCTTAAGGGTTTAACCCTTAAAGAATTAAAAGACTTCTTTACTGTCGCGGATGAAAAGAGATTTAGAGGTGATCAAGTATTTGAATGGATTTATGGGCACATGGCTGCAAGTTTTGATGAGATGTCCACTATCCCAAACTATCTTAGAAAAAAACTTAACCTTTACTGCGAGCTAAATACTCTTACATTAGTTTCTGCAACTCAATCTCAAAAAAGCGGTACAAGAAAATATTTATTTAAAACCCACGATGATCTTATTATTGAATCCGTAATCATTCCAGAACCTAAAAGAATAACGCTATGTATTTCTACCCAAGTTGGGTGCCCGCTTGATTGTCAATTTTGTGCTACCGGTTTGATGGGTTATAAAAGAAATCTTTCATCGGGCGAAATAATCGATCAATTTCTTATGGCTTCTGCCGATTATGGCAAAAATAAAATTTCTAATATCGTTTATATGGGTATGGGCGAACCTCTTTTAAATTATGCAAATACTCTCAAAACCCTTCAAATATTTGCCGAAGGAAAAACTAAAGATATTAGTTTAAGACGAATTACTGTTTCAACTGCCGGTATTGCACCAAAAATTATTGAACTAGCCGATAGCGGATTAAAAGTAAAATTAGCATTTTCACTTCATTCAATGTTCGAGGAAACCCGAAATAAAATAATGCCAATCAATAAAAAATATTCTCTGGCTGAAAATCTTGAGGCAGTTAGATATTATGCAAAACAGACTGATACCAGCATAACATTTGAATATGTTATGTTAAAAGATATTAATGATAGAGATGATGATCTTAAAGCACTTACAAGATTGTGCAAATCAATTCCAAGTAAAATTAATGTTATTCCATTCAATTCAATTGCGCACATGAACCCCACCGGACTAGCCAATGAATTAGAGCCATCTCAAAAGTTTCGTGTGGATGATTTCGTAAATACGCTTAGAAATAATGACATAATAGTTATGGTAAGATATACTCAAGGTGATGATATTGCCGCAGCTTGCGGTCAGTTAGCCTATAAGTTCGAACAAAAACAATCATTAGATGCGTAA